One part of the Vitis riparia cultivar Riparia Gloire de Montpellier isolate 1030 chromosome 8, EGFV_Vit.rip_1.0, whole genome shotgun sequence genome encodes these proteins:
- the LOC117920243 gene encoding carboxy-terminal domain RNA polymerase II polypeptide A small phosphatase 1-like isoform X1: MAPTQVYVPRPLQVWRAVVNWLGFFLQIFLQIFRGTPSLPQLLSYIGLRHPLLPSSASSFRPLPVIELPLHDSSPEPPSVPLSSPPSAPLSSALPVRVVEHSPFGGGVGGDDDGGDDRPLEKLTVVLDLDETLVCAYETSSLPAHLRTQAIEAGLKWFELECVSSDKECEGKPNISYVTVFERPGLQEFLEQISEFAELVLFTAALEGYARPLVDKIDAGNRFSKRLYRPSTVSTKYREHVKDLSCLSKDLRRIVIVDNNPFSFLLQPLNGIPCVPFSAEQPNDKQLLEVLLPLLKHLSLQKDVRPVLYERFHMPDWFQMHGIPASNLTI, translated from the exons ATGGCTCCCACACAAGTGTACGTGCCTAGGCCTCTGCAAGTGTGGAGAGCAGTGGTGAATTGGCTCGGATTCTTCCTCCAAATCTTCCTCCAGATCTTCAGAGGTACCCCATCTCTGCCTCAGCTCCTCTCCTACATCGGCCTTCGCCACCCTCTTCTCCCCTCCTCCGCTTCCTCCTTCAGGCCCTTGCCTGTGATCGAGCTTCCGCTGCACGACTCCTCGCCAGAGCCGCCCTCTGTTCCTCTTTCTTCGCCGCCCTCTGCTCCTCTTTCTTCGGCGCTGCCCGTTAGAGTCGTTGAACATAGTCCTTTCGGTGGTGGCGTTGGCGGCGATGATGACGGTGGTGATGATCGTCCCTTGGAGAAGCTGACG GTTGTTCTTGACTTGGATGAGACTCTGGTATGTGCATATGAAACCTCTAGCTTGCCTGCCCATTTACGCACCCAGGCAATAGAAGCTGGACTGAAGTGGTTTGAGTTGGAATGTGTATCTTCAGAcaag GAATGTGAAGGAAAACCAAATATCAGTTATGTAACAGTGTTTGAACGACCTGGTTTACAAGAATTCTTAGAACAGATCAGTGAATTTGCAGAACTTGTTCTTTTCACTGCTGCTCTTGAAG GCTATGCTAGACCTCTTGTTGACAAAATTGATGCGGGAAACAGATTTAGTAAACGGCTTTATCGGCCTTCAACAGTTAGCAC AAAATATCGGGAACACGTGAAGGATCTATCTTGTTTATCAAAGGATCTCCGTCGAATTGTTATTGTTGATAACAACCCATTCAGTTTCTTGCTGCAACCATTGAATGGGATACCGTGCGTTCCATTTTCCGCTGAACAGCCTAATGATAAGCAG CTTTTGGAGGTCCTTCTGCCACTCCTGAAGCACCTCTCTCTGCAGAAGGATGTCAGGCCTGTACTTTATGAGAGATTCCATATGCCCGATTGGTTTCAAATGCATGGAATTCCTGCTTCAAATCTGACAATATGA
- the LOC117920243 gene encoding carboxy-terminal domain RNA polymerase II polypeptide A small phosphatase 1-like isoform X2: MAPTQVYVPRPLQVWRAVVNWLGFFLQIFLQIFRGTPSLPQLLSYIGLRHPLLPSSASSFRPLPVIELPLHDSSPEPPSVPLSSPPSAPLSSALPVRVVEHSPFGGGVGGDDDGGDDRPLEKLTVVLDLDETLVCAYETSSLPAHLRTQAIEAGLKWFELECVSSDKECEGKPNISYVTVFERPGLQEFLEQISEFAELVLFTAALEGYARPLVDKIDAGNRFSKRLYRPSTVSTFKESKEGTVASDSSNGKDSLKVLELFWCSVEYLRE; encoded by the exons ATGGCTCCCACACAAGTGTACGTGCCTAGGCCTCTGCAAGTGTGGAGAGCAGTGGTGAATTGGCTCGGATTCTTCCTCCAAATCTTCCTCCAGATCTTCAGAGGTACCCCATCTCTGCCTCAGCTCCTCTCCTACATCGGCCTTCGCCACCCTCTTCTCCCCTCCTCCGCTTCCTCCTTCAGGCCCTTGCCTGTGATCGAGCTTCCGCTGCACGACTCCTCGCCAGAGCCGCCCTCTGTTCCTCTTTCTTCGCCGCCCTCTGCTCCTCTTTCTTCGGCGCTGCCCGTTAGAGTCGTTGAACATAGTCCTTTCGGTGGTGGCGTTGGCGGCGATGATGACGGTGGTGATGATCGTCCCTTGGAGAAGCTGACG GTTGTTCTTGACTTGGATGAGACTCTGGTATGTGCATATGAAACCTCTAGCTTGCCTGCCCATTTACGCACCCAGGCAATAGAAGCTGGACTGAAGTGGTTTGAGTTGGAATGTGTATCTTCAGAcaag GAATGTGAAGGAAAACCAAATATCAGTTATGTAACAGTGTTTGAACGACCTGGTTTACAAGAATTCTTAGAACAGATCAGTGAATTTGCAGAACTTGTTCTTTTCACTGCTGCTCTTGAAG GCTATGCTAGACCTCTTGTTGACAAAATTGATGCGGGAAACAGATTTAGTAAACGGCTTTATCGGCCTTCAACAGTTAGCAC ATTCAAAGAGTCTAAAGAAGGTACTGTTGCCAGTGATTCATCCAATGGTAAGGATAGCTTGAAAGTGCTAGAGCTCTTTTGGTGTTCAGTAGAGTATTTAAGAGAATAG